In one Molothrus ater isolate BHLD 08-10-18 breed brown headed cowbird chromosome 6, BPBGC_Mater_1.1, whole genome shotgun sequence genomic region, the following are encoded:
- the GJD2 gene encoding gap junction delta-2 protein, giving the protein MGEWTILERLLEAAVQQHSTMIGRILLTVVVIFRILIVAIVGETVYDDEQTMFVCNTLQPGCNQACYDQAFPISHIRYWVFQIIMVCTPSLCFITYSVHQSAKQRERRYSTVFLTLERDQDSMKREDSKKIKNTIVNGVLQNTENSTKEAEPDCLEVKEIPNPAIRTTKSKMRRQEGISRFYIIQVVFRNALEIGFLVGQYFLYGFNVPSMYECDRYPCIKEVECYVSRPTEKTVFLVFMFAVSGICVVLNLAELNHLGWRKIKMAVRGVQAKRKSIYEIRNKDLPRMSMPNFGRTQSSDSAYV; this is encoded by the exons ATGGGGGAATGGACTATTCTAGAGAGGCTACTGGAAGCTGCCGTGCAGCAGCATTCTACTATGATAGGGAG GATCCTGCTGACCGTGGTGGTGATCTTCAGAATTCTCATTGTGGCCATTGTAGGGGAGACGGTGTACGATGACGAGCAAACGATGTTTGTCTGTAACAcgctgcagccaggctgcaaCCAGGCTTGTTATGACCAGGCTTTCCCCATTTCTCACATAAGGTACTGGGTGTTCCAGATCATCATGGTGTGCACTCCCAGCCTGTGCTTCATAACGTACTCCGTTCACCAGTCTGCTAAACAAAGGGAACGGAGGTACTCCACTGTCTTCCTTACCTTGGAAAGGGACCAGGATTCAATGAAGCGTGAGGACAGTAAGAAAATCAAGAACACGATTGTCAATGGGGTGCTGCAAAACACTGAGAACTCCACCAAAGAGGCAGAACCAGACTGCTTAGAAGTGAAGGAAATCCCCAATCCTGCTATCAGAACTACAAAATCAAAGATGAGGAGGCAAGAAGGCATTTCTCGATTTTATATCATCCAAGTGGTCTTTCGAAATGCCCTAGAGATTGGATTCTTAGTGGGACAGTATTTTCTGTACGGATTCAATGTCCCTTCCATGTACGAATGTGACAGATACCCTTGCATTAAAGAAGTAGAGTGCTATGTTTCTAGACCCACTGAGAAGACTGTATTCTTGGTATTCATGTTTGCTGTCAGTGGGATTTGTGTGGTGCTTAATTTGGCAGAACTGAACCACTTGGGCTGGAGAAAGATCAAAATGGCAGTGAGAGGAGTACAGGCAAAAAGGAAATCCATATATGAAATCAGAAATAAGGACCTGCCAAGAATGAGCATGCCTAACTTCGGCAGGACTCAGTCAAGTGACTCAGCTTATGTGTGA